DNA from Archaeoglobus veneficus SNP6:
TAGAATTCTGGTTCTCCCATTCCCTCAAATCCTGTCTCCTTGGTCTTCTCAAGTCCCTTCGCAGCGATGACGTCGTCGATTCTCAGAATCATCACCGCAACTTCCGTAGCAGACTCAATTGCCTGGCTCTTGACACGGAGTGGCTCGAGGACACCTCTCTCCTTCATGTCAACGACCTTGCCCGTTTCAACGTCAACGCCAGTGTACTTCTCGCCCCTCTCGTGGGCAGCCTTGAGTTCTACGAGCACATCAATCGGGTCGATTCCCGCATTCTCGGCGAGGGTCTTGGGTATTATCTCGAGCGCTGCAGCGAATGCCTCGGCAGCGAGCTGCTCTCTTCCGCCAAGCGTTGGCGCCCACTGCTTCAGCTTCAGGCTGATCTCGATCTCCGGAGCACCGGCTCCAGCAACGACCTTGCCGTCCTCGAGGGCAACACCGACGACTCTAACAGCATCCTCGATACCTCTCGCGATCTCCTCGACGACGTGCTCCGTACCGCCCCTGATGAGGATCGTTACAGCCTTCGGGTTCTTGCAGCCGGTAACGAACACCATCTTGTCCTCGCCGACCTTGCGCTCCTCGACGAGGGCAGCCTCACCAAGATCGCTGCTGCTGATGTCTCTCAGGTCTGTGAGCACCTTTGCTCCCGTCGCCTTTGCGAGCTTCTCGATGTCGCTCTTCTTAACTCTCCTTACCGCAAGCACTCCGGCCTTTGCGAGGTAGTACTGTGCAAGGTCGTCAATGCCCTTCTGGCAGAATACGACGTTTGCTCCGGCTTCAACGATCTTGTTTACCATGTCCTTGATCATCTTCTCTTCCTGCTCGATGAACTTCTGGAGCATCTCAGGATCGGTGATTCTGATCTTCGCATCGGTTTCTGTCTCCTTGACCTCAAGGGCAGAATCAACCAGCAAAATCTTTGCGTTCTTAACACGCTTGGGCATCGCCGGGTGTACAACTTCCTTGTCAAGGACGATTCCTTCAACGAGTTCCGTGTCCTCAATACCTCCACCCTGCCTCCTCTCGAGCTTCACGTAGTCTGGGTCAAAGCGGAGCTTTCCGTTAACTTCCTCTGTTACCGTCTTGACAGCCCTAACAACGATGTCAGCCAGCTTGTCGAGGGCTACTTCAGCACCCTTGCCAGTCATAGCGGTTGCGGCAATCTTCTTCAGCATCTCGTCGTCATCTTTGCTTATCGGGATTGCAATCTCTTCGAGTATCTCCATGGCCTTCTCGGATGCAAGCCTGTAACCGGTAGAGATTATCGCTGGGTGGATCTCCTGGTCGAGCAGCTCTTCTGCTCTCTTGAGAAGCTCACCAGCGAGAACCACAGCCGTTGTGGTTCCATCGCCGACCTCGTTGTCCTGAGTTTTCGCAATCTCAATAATCATCTTCGCAGCGGGGTGTTCAACATCGATTTCCTTCAGAATCGTGACACCATCGTTGGTGATGACGATGTCACCAAGGCCGTCAACAAGCATCTTGTCCATTCCTCTCGGGCCGAGGGTGCTCCTCACAGCTTCGGCAATAACGCGAGCGGCCATTATGTTAAGCCTCTGCGCGTCTCTTCCAACAGTCCTCTGGGTTCCCTCCTTCAAAATTAGTACGGGCTGCCCATGCAGCGTTGCCATTTACATCACCTCCGTTTTAAGCAAATTTGTGTGGAACAATAGTTCTATATAACTTTTTTGGTGAAAATGGAAGACGATTTGTCATGAATTCATAGGGAACAAGACAATACGCTGTAAAACTCGTAAAAAGGCTACCTGACACACTTCTCTCCAGGCACTGGAATGGGATACTTTCCAGTAAGGCATGCAAGGCAGAGTTCATTTTCATCGATGCCGACAGCTTCGAGCAGACCATCAAGGCTTAGATAGGCAAGACTGTCGGCGTTGATAGTCCTCCTGATTTCCTCAATACTTCTACAGGAGGCTATAAGCTCCTCCCTCGTTGACATGTCTATTCCAAAGTAACATGGGGCTATTATTGGCGGACTACCAACCCTGAAGTGCACTTCCTTCGCTCCGGCAGCCCTCACCATATCGACGATTTTCCTTGATGTTGTGCCTCTGACTATGCTATCATCCACGAGGACGACTTTTTTTCCTTCGACGTTACTCCTTACCGCATTCATCTTTATTCTGACGGAGAACTCCCTCATTCTCTGCTCTGGCATGATGAACGTTCTGCCAACGTACCTGTTCTTTATCAGCGCTTCGAGATACTGAATTCCTGATTCCTGGGCAAAGCCTATTGACGAAGTCGTTCCGCTGTCGGGAACTGGGGAAACCATGTCTGCATCCACCGGATTCTCTTTCGCGAGTATTCGGCCTATGGTATGTCTGACTCCATAAACACTCTTCCCATCTATTATCGAGTCGGGGCGGGCGAAGTATATGTACTCAAAGACGCAGAAAGCTCTTCTTTTGCTTTCACTTATTCTAACGAATTCCAGCTTTCCATCTTCGATTATGACAGCTTCGCCCGGCTTTACGTCCCTGATGAACCTCGCCCCAGTAGCATCGATTGCACAGCTCTCGCTCGCAATAACATAGCCAAAGTCCGCTTCGCCTATGCAAAGCGGCCTGAACCCCAGCGGGTCTCTGTAGGCTATGAGTGTATCGTTTACGAGAATTGTAAGTGCGTAGCTTCCGAGGAGCTTCGAATCGAGAATTTTGAGTGCTTCAACGGTATCGTAGTCGAGAAGGCACGCTGATAGAAGCTGTGCTATGATCTCTGTGTCGGAATCCGTCAGAAACGCTCTTCCTTCGCCCTCCAGTCCGCTCCTCAATCCCCAGTAGTTCACAAGGTTGCCGTTGTGGGCAACTGCAATACTTCCCACCTTCGATCTCACGAGCAGGGGTTGAGCATTCTCAATTCTCGATTCACCAGTGGTTGAGTAGCGGACGTGGCCGACAGAAGCTTTTCCATTCATTCTTGATAGAATCCTCTCGTCGAAAACCTGTGTTACGAGACCCATGCCCTTGTGGGCGGTGATACTGCTATTACCAGCGACAGCTATACCAGCAGATTCCTGGCCCCTATGCTGGAGGGAAAAAAGGGCATAGTATGTTATATGGGGGGTCAGGGATTCATTCTCACAGTAGACCCCTACAATACCACACATTTTTTGACTGGGATTTTAGTTGCGGTCTTTTTTCTTCCTTACCCAGTTGTAGCTTCTGAGCCGCTTGCTGCGGCCGAAGCCACACGCTGCGCAGTAACCCTTTCTCCTGTGGAATGAAACCCTACCACACCTTCTGCACTTTATATGGACTCTCTTCCTCCCTCTCTTACCCATTGCA
Protein-coding regions in this window:
- the thsB gene encoding thermosome subunit beta, giving the protein MATLHGQPVLILKEGTQRTVGRDAQRLNIMAARVIAEAVRSTLGPRGMDKMLVDGLGDIVITNDGVTILKEIDVEHPAAKMIIEIAKTQDNEVGDGTTTAVVLAGELLKRAEELLDQEIHPAIISTGYRLASEKAMEILEEIAIPISKDDDEMLKKIAATAMTGKGAEVALDKLADIVVRAVKTVTEEVNGKLRFDPDYVKLERRQGGGIEDTELVEGIVLDKEVVHPAMPKRVKNAKILLVDSALEVKETETDAKIRITDPEMLQKFIEQEEKMIKDMVNKIVEAGANVVFCQKGIDDLAQYYLAKAGVLAVRRVKKSDIEKLAKATGAKVLTDLRDISSSDLGEAALVEERKVGEDKMVFVTGCKNPKAVTILIRGGTEHVVEEIARGIEDAVRVVGVALEDGKVVAGAGAPEIEISLKLKQWAPTLGGREQLAAEAFAAALEIIPKTLAENAGIDPIDVLVELKAAHERGEKYTGVDVETGKVVDMKERGVLEPLRVKSQAIESATEVAVMILRIDDVIAAKGLEKTKETGFEGMGEPEF
- the purF gene encoding amidophosphoribosyltransferase, encoding MCGIVGVYCENESLTPHITYYALFSLQHRGQESAGIAVAGNSSITAHKGMGLVTQVFDERILSRMNGKASVGHVRYSTTGESRIENAQPLLVRSKVGSIAVAHNGNLVNYWGLRSGLEGEGRAFLTDSDTEIIAQLLSACLLDYDTVEALKILDSKLLGSYALTILVNDTLIAYRDPLGFRPLCIGEADFGYVIASESCAIDATGARFIRDVKPGEAVIIEDGKLEFVRISESKRRAFCVFEYIYFARPDSIIDGKSVYGVRHTIGRILAKENPVDADMVSPVPDSGTTSSIGFAQESGIQYLEALIKNRYVGRTFIMPEQRMREFSVRIKMNAVRSNVEGKKVVLVDDSIVRGTTSRKIVDMVRAAGAKEVHFRVGSPPIIAPCYFGIDMSTREELIASCRSIEEIRRTINADSLAYLSLDGLLEAVGIDENELCLACLTGKYPIPVPGEKCVR
- a CDS encoding 50S ribosomal protein L37e: MSDGTAAMGKRGRKRVHIKCRRCGRVSFHRRKGYCAACGFGRSKRLRSYNWVRKKKDRN